The proteins below come from a single Iocasia fonsfrigidae genomic window:
- a CDS encoding FadR/GntR family transcriptional regulator, whose amino-acid sequence MKNKTLSNRIANELMEFIREGDFSVGEKLPNEYELSSLLGVSRNTIREALRSLASRNIIDIRQGAGTFISQKKGVADDPLGFSFIEDRRKLTQDLMQIRCIIEPQIAALAAQNATLHDIEILGNLCDELEALIRKRQDFTQKDMDFHTQLATCSQNIVMSNLIPVICEGITVFSSIVAESEFEQTIKSHREIFHAVHERRAADAQQAMLFHLLYNRNRFIQEKNQ is encoded by the coding sequence ATGAAAAATAAAACCCTTAGTAATAGAATTGCAAACGAACTTATGGAATTCATTCGAGAAGGTGACTTTAGTGTAGGAGAAAAGCTACCAAATGAATACGAACTTTCATCACTACTCGGCGTAAGCCGTAATACAATACGCGAAGCTTTAAGGTCACTTGCTTCACGAAATATTATAGATATCCGTCAAGGTGCTGGTACATTTATTTCACAAAAAAAAGGTGTAGCAGATGATCCCTTAGGTTTTTCTTTTATAGAAGACCGCCGTAAGCTTACACAAGATCTCATGCAAATTCGCTGTATCATTGAACCTCAAATCGCAGCATTAGCAGCACAAAACGCAACATTGCATGATATTGAAATCCTCGGTAATTTATGTGACGAATTGGAAGCATTAATTCGCAAACGACAGGATTTTACACAAAAGGATATGGATTTTCATACTCAACTTGCAACTTGTAGCCAAAACATCGTTATGTCCAATCTTATCCCTGTTATTTGCGAAGGTATAACAGTATTTTCTTCAATAGTAGCCGAATCAGAGTTTGAACAAACCATCAAATCCCACCGCGAAATCTTTCATGCAGTACATGAACGGCGTGCAGCAGATGCACAGCAAGCCATGTTATTCCACTTACTTTACAACCGTAATCGCTTTATCCAAGAAAAAAATCAGTAA
- a CDS encoding NAD(P)/FAD-dependent oxidoreductase codes for MNQKYDILIVGGGVIGSAVAREMSRYDLKIGVLEKNQDVCYETSGRNSAVIHGGFAYDIGTLKSECCVEGCLEFDKVAKELDVPFKRTGKVLVGNTQSDYESLQNTIENGKINGSIGLEMIDKARLHELVPEVIGEFAMFSPKSGIVDPFQYTIALAENAKINGVDFYFNHEVIDIHWEKNSTYTIKTSQSDFNTRWVVNCAGLGCVEISKMLGITDYQIGGTKGDYIILDKKMGPLLPMPVYPVPTNTYMGIHVTPTIDGNVIIGPNADYVDDFTYYGVPQKNMDYLAQDASNLWPHIHKSDYIRNYSGIQPKWLDGDNVVKDFVIESRKEAPQTINLVGIESPGLTSALPIARRAVKLLAECETLQPNKNFNPNRKGIVRFSEQSDEEKARLIAENPDYGEVICRCEKVTKAEIMQTIHNPLGVDTMIGIKYRTRSMMGRCQGGYCQMRIAQMIQEELNKQVTDVLYSRNGSNMFTGKVRE; via the coding sequence ATGAACCAAAAATATGACATACTAATTGTCGGCGGGGGTGTAATTGGTAGTGCAGTGGCACGAGAAATGTCAAGATACGATTTAAAAATCGGTGTTTTGGAAAAAAACCAAGACGTCTGTTATGAAACAAGTGGCAGAAATTCTGCTGTAATACATGGTGGATTTGCATATGATATAGGTACTCTCAAGTCAGAATGCTGCGTGGAGGGTTGTTTAGAATTTGATAAAGTGGCAAAAGAATTAGATGTTCCATTCAAGCGAACAGGCAAAGTTCTTGTCGGAAACACACAATCAGATTATGAAAGCCTACAAAACACAATTGAAAATGGCAAAATTAACGGTAGCATCGGCCTTGAAATGATCGATAAAGCACGTCTACATGAACTAGTTCCTGAAGTAATCGGTGAATTTGCCATGTTTTCTCCTAAAAGTGGGATTGTAGACCCTTTCCAATACACAATAGCATTAGCTGAAAATGCCAAAATAAATGGTGTGGATTTTTATTTTAATCACGAAGTAATTGACATTCACTGGGAAAAAAATAGTACTTATACTATTAAAACAAGCCAGAGTGATTTTAATACTCGCTGGGTTGTGAATTGCGCTGGCTTGGGTTGTGTGGAAATTTCAAAAATGTTAGGAATCACAGATTATCAAATCGGTGGTACTAAGGGGGACTATATTATTTTGGATAAAAAGATGGGCCCTTTACTTCCTATGCCTGTTTACCCTGTTCCTACTAACACATATATGGGTATTCATGTAACACCCACAATTGATGGCAACGTAATCATAGGACCGAATGCCGATTATGTAGATGATTTTACCTATTACGGTGTACCACAAAAAAATATGGATTATCTTGCACAAGATGCCTCTAACTTATGGCCACACATTCATAAATCAGATTACATTCGCAACTACTCTGGTATACAACCTAAGTGGCTTGATGGGGATAATGTTGTAAAAGATTTTGTAATTGAATCCCGCAAAGAAGCTCCACAAACTATCAATCTCGTTGGAATCGAATCTCCAGGACTTACCTCAGCACTTCCAATTGCACGCCGTGCTGTTAAATTGCTAGCAGAATGTGAAACATTACAGCCTAATAAAAACTTTAATCCAAATCGCAAAGGTATTGTTCGTTTTTCAGAGCAAAGTGATGAAGAAAAAGCTAGATTGATTGCAGAAAATCCTGATTACGGTGAAGTAATCTGCCGTTGTGAAAAAGTTACTAAAGCTGAAATTATGCAAACAATCCATAATCCTCTAGGTGTAGATACTATGATTGGAATCAAATATCGCACTCGTTCAATGATGGGTCGATGCCAAGGCGGTTACTGTCAGATGCGTATTGCCCAAATGATTCAAGAGGAACTTAACAAGCAAGTTACTGACGTACTCTATAGTCGTAACGGTTCAAACATGTTTACAGGGAAGGTGAGAGAATGA
- a CDS encoding NAD(P)/FAD-dependent oxidoreductase yields MNIVNKKVIVIGGGPAGLTAAVELYKKGIHDVLIIEREKTLGGILRQCIHDGFGLTRFKETLSGPEYAQRFIDEVHKLNIKYITNTTVLSVTKDKKVTASSKDGLVTFQAKTIILTMGCRERTRGALGIPGERPAGVFTAGVAQSYINLHNTMIGKDVIILGSGDIGLIMARRMTLEGANVKAVFEILPYASGLPRNIEQCLNDYNIPLYLSHTITNIHGSSRLTGVTISKVNEHLKPIPNTEKEYSCDTLILSVGLIPENELSLSAEVELDMRTKGAIVDENYQTCVDGIFAAGNVLHVHDLVDFVSLEAESLAHAVAAYIQNDIFSTCHIKINTSSEINYTVPQYVSGTKDFNLSMRVKKPFQNSSIEIIQDNSVIKSIHFKKMIPAEMIKIPINHKLLQSDNVLEVRIKC; encoded by the coding sequence ATGAATATTGTTAACAAAAAAGTAATTGTTATTGGTGGCGGCCCAGCAGGGCTTACAGCAGCTGTAGAACTTTATAAAAAAGGTATTCATGATGTTCTTATTATTGAACGAGAAAAAACACTAGGTGGTATCCTACGTCAGTGTATACACGACGGTTTTGGCCTTACACGCTTTAAAGAAACCCTTAGCGGACCTGAATACGCCCAACGATTTATAGATGAGGTACATAAGTTAAACATTAAATACATTACAAACACTACCGTTCTTTCAGTCACAAAAGATAAGAAGGTTACAGCTTCTTCCAAAGACGGACTCGTGACCTTCCAGGCAAAAACCATAATCCTAACAATGGGTTGCCGTGAACGCACCCGTGGTGCCCTTGGTATTCCTGGCGAACGACCAGCAGGAGTGTTTACAGCAGGAGTAGCTCAATCTTATATAAATCTTCACAACACTATGATAGGTAAGGATGTTATTATTTTAGGTTCTGGCGATATCGGACTCATCATGGCACGTCGTATGACGCTAGAAGGCGCAAACGTAAAAGCCGTATTTGAAATTTTGCCATATGCAAGCGGTCTACCACGCAATATTGAACAATGTCTAAATGATTACAATATACCACTATACCTAAGTCACACTATTACCAACATTCATGGAAGTTCCAGGCTAACAGGCGTCACAATTTCTAAGGTAAATGAACACCTTAAGCCAATACCTAATACTGAAAAAGAGTATTCTTGTGACACGTTGATTCTTTCAGTAGGGCTTATTCCTGAAAATGAGCTTTCTCTTTCAGCAGAAGTCGAGCTAGATATGCGCACAAAAGGTGCTATCGTCGATGAAAATTATCAAACATGTGTTGATGGCATATTTGCTGCGGGTAATGTTCTTCATGTTCACGACCTTGTGGATTTTGTATCCCTTGAAGCAGAAAGCCTTGCACATGCTGTTGCTGCTTATATACAGAACGATATTTTTTCTACGTGCCATATTAAAATTAATACCAGTTCGGAAATCAACTATACTGTTCCACAGTATGTAAGCGGAACAAAAGATTTTAATCTTTCTATGCGTGTGAAAAAGCCATTCCAAAACAGTAGCATTGAAATTATTCAAGATAATTCAGTAATAAAATCTATCCATTTTAAAAAAATGATTCCAGCAGAAATGATTAAAATACCAATCAATCATAAGTTATTACAATCTGATAACGTTTTGGAGGTGCGTATAAAATGCTAA
- a CDS encoding DUF1667 domain-containing protein, which produces MLKEYTCIMCPNGCNIAVEIKNEKILSIEGAACKRGYEYVNQELTNPQRNISSSILLENGILPLVSVRLSKPIPKDKIFQVMEIIKKTRLKAPVFIGQIAIENVLGLGSDVIITKNVMSSSASDNI; this is translated from the coding sequence ATGCTAAAAGAATATACCTGTATTATGTGCCCAAACGGATGTAATATTGCAGTAGAAATTAAAAATGAAAAGATCCTTTCAATAGAAGGCGCAGCTTGCAAACGTGGATATGAATACGTCAATCAAGAACTGACCAATCCTCAGCGCAACATCTCTTCCTCCATCCTGCTAGAAAATGGTATACTACCTCTAGTAAGTGTACGACTTTCCAAACCTATTCCTAAAGATAAAATTTTTCAGGTGATGGAGATTATTAAGAAAACAAGATTAAAAGCACCTGTTTTTATTGGACAAATAGCTATTGAAAACGTACTCGGATTGGGTAGTGATGTAATTATAACCAAAAACGTGATGTCTTCCTCAGCATCTGACAATATATAA
- a CDS encoding TRAP transporter large permease: protein MAYVILVFIILLILGMPVSFTIGISGAVFFLQNSFVPLSIVAQKAVSATQSFPLLAIPFFVLAGNLMNATGITPRLIKLATVLTGHMKGGLAQVSVVLSSLMGGISGSATADAAMEARILGPDMIERGYSKGYAAVTVSLPSLITATIPPSMGLIIYGFVGEVSIGRLFAAGLIPGILMMIFLMIAVSITANKKGYMAVRASRVTFKELLVALKESIWAIIFPLILIVGIRFGLFTPSEAGAFASVYALLVGVFIYKELTWEKFLKVLDTTVEDLGAIMLIISFAGIFGYGIVFDRIPQVLSGFIINITTNPISLIFIILLFLALCGMFVETTALVLLLTPIFLPLVQQVGIDPVHFGILMMTIVTMGIMTPPVGIAMYTVCSILDCPTEKYTRESIPFFIAILLEVVILVLFPQIVLFLPNFIFG from the coding sequence TTGGCATATGTTATTTTAGTTTTTATTATACTACTTATTTTAGGAATGCCAGTTTCTTTTACAATTGGGATTTCTGGAGCTGTTTTCTTTTTACAAAATTCTTTTGTACCATTGTCTATAGTCGCTCAAAAAGCAGTAAGTGCGACACAATCGTTTCCCTTGCTTGCAATTCCTTTTTTCGTATTAGCAGGTAATTTAATGAATGCGACTGGTATTACTCCAAGGCTTATAAAATTAGCGACAGTGCTAACTGGTCATATGAAGGGAGGATTAGCTCAAGTAAGTGTTGTATTGAGTAGTTTAATGGGAGGCATTTCTGGTTCTGCAACAGCTGATGCTGCTATGGAAGCTAGAATATTAGGTCCAGATATGATTGAAAGAGGATATTCTAAGGGTTATGCTGCTGTGACTGTAAGCTTGCCTTCATTAATAACTGCAACTATTCCTCCTAGTATGGGTTTAATAATTTATGGTTTTGTAGGTGAGGTTTCAATTGGACGATTATTTGCAGCTGGACTTATTCCAGGAATATTAATGATGATATTCTTAATGATAGCAGTCAGTATTACTGCAAATAAAAAAGGATATATGGCTGTTAGAGCTAGTAGGGTAACTTTTAAAGAGTTGTTAGTAGCTCTTAAAGAAAGCATTTGGGCTATAATTTTCCCATTAATTCTTATAGTTGGAATTAGATTTGGTCTATTTACACCCTCAGAGGCAGGTGCCTTTGCTTCGGTATATGCTCTTTTGGTTGGTGTATTTATTTATAAGGAATTAACATGGGAAAAATTTTTAAAAGTTCTTGATACTACTGTAGAAGATTTAGGAGCTATTATGTTGATTATTTCCTTTGCGGGTATTTTTGGTTATGGTATTGTATTTGATAGAATTCCCCAGGTGCTTTCTGGGTTTATCATTAACATAACTACAAATCCTATTTCACTCATATTTATTATTTTATTATTCTTAGCCCTTTGTGGAATGTTTGTTGAAACGACAGCGCTTGTATTATTACTTACACCAATATTTTTGCCTCTTGTACAACAGGTTGGAATAGATCCAGTACATTTTGGAATATTAATGATGACAATAGTTACAATGGGAATAATGACACCGCCCGTCGGTATAGCAATGTATACAGTTTGTTCGATTTTAGATTGTCCAACTGAAAAATATACTAGAGAATCTATTCCGTTTTTTATTGCTATTTTATTGGAGGTTGTTATTCTAGTATTATTTCCGCAGATTGTTTTGTTTTTACCAAACTTTATATTTGGGTAA
- a CDS encoding TRAP transporter small permease gives MKKLYRYICLGEEVLTKSALFLIIVLVFIAAILRTLKYPLNWSVDIAQLLFAWTVFIGADIAFRRDKLMGVDLIISKFPSKIKSFLKIFFYCLIIIFLFITLIYGLQLCIENSARTFQSLRISYSWVTLSLPVGSILMVITSIIKIKKVLTVDD, from the coding sequence ATGAAGAAATTGTATAGATATATTTGTCTAGGTGAAGAGGTTTTAACAAAATCTGCATTATTTCTTATAATTGTACTTGTTTTTATTGCTGCTATATTGCGTACTCTAAAATATCCATTGAATTGGTCAGTAGATATAGCACAATTACTTTTTGCCTGGACAGTGTTTATTGGTGCTGATATAGCTTTTCGAAGAGATAAATTAATGGGGGTAGATCTCATTATATCGAAATTCCCAAGTAAAATTAAAAGCTTTCTAAAGATCTTTTTTTATTGTTTGATAATAATTTTTCTTTTTATTACATTAATTTATGGTCTTCAATTATGTATTGAAAATTCCGCAAGGACATTCCAAAGTCTTAGAATTAGTTATTCTTGGGTGACACTTAGTTTGCCTGTAGGATCAATTCTAATGGTTATTACTAGTATTATTAAAATAAAAAAAGTATTAACTGTTGATGACTAA
- a CDS encoding C4-dicarboxylate TRAP transporter substrate-binding protein, whose protein sequence is MFKKRLILVSLAILIMVSFISYINGGVNAASKKYVMNLSTQLNESDPLVKGFKQLKKNVEEKTDGNLIIQIFPSAQLGSDEDMIEQTRMGVNVALLTDGGRMANYVQNIGIIGMPYLVNNYEEIEKLVNTNLFHEWEDQLANEHGIKVLAFNWYHGPRHFLTNKPIMKPEDLIGIRVRTPGAPVWQESIKALGATPVALGWTEVYTAMQQKVIDGAEAQHLATYTSRLYEVIKYIDKTAHIHLINGIVVGTKWFNSLPSEYQEILIQEANTVGRETALNVIKVADDYEKKMIEAGMEVIESDVDAFKDAAEQAYEVLGFKEVKQKVLEQMNN, encoded by the coding sequence ATGTTTAAAAAAAGATTAATATTAGTATCTTTAGCAATATTGATAATGGTAAGTTTTATAAGTTATATTAATGGTGGGGTAAATGCTGCCTCAAAAAAATATGTTATGAATCTTTCTACACAGCTTAATGAATCTGATCCTCTTGTAAAAGGCTTTAAGCAATTAAAGAAAAATGTTGAAGAAAAAACAGATGGCAATTTAATTATACAAATTTTCCCTAGTGCTCAACTTGGTTCTGATGAAGATATGATTGAACAGACAAGAATGGGTGTAAATGTTGCTTTGTTAACTGATGGAGGCCGCATGGCAAATTATGTACAAAATATAGGTATAATAGGGATGCCGTACTTAGTTAATAATTATGAGGAGATAGAAAAATTAGTAAATACTAATTTATTCCATGAATGGGAGGATCAATTGGCTAATGAACATGGAATAAAGGTTTTAGCATTTAATTGGTATCATGGACCCAGACATTTTCTAACTAATAAACCGATTATGAAGCCAGAAGATCTTATTGGTATAAGAGTAAGAACTCCTGGTGCGCCTGTGTGGCAAGAATCTATTAAGGCATTAGGAGCTACTCCTGTAGCCCTTGGATGGACTGAGGTATATACTGCTATGCAGCAAAAAGTAATTGATGGGGCAGAAGCTCAGCATCTAGCTACTTATACTTCAAGACTTTATGAAGTTATTAAGTATATAGACAAAACAGCTCATATTCATTTGATTAATGGTATTGTAGTTGGGACAAAATGGTTTAATTCATTGCCCAGTGAATATCAAGAAATACTTATACAGGAAGCAAATACTGTTGGGAGAGAAACGGCTCTGAATGTTATTAAAGTCGCTGATGATTATGAAAAGAAAATGATTGAAGCAGGTATGGAGGTTATTGAGTCTGATGTTGATGCATTTAAAGATGCAGCTGAGCAAGCTTATGAAGTACTAGGATTTAAAGAAGTTAAACAAAAAGTATTGGAGCAAATGAATAATTAA
- a CDS encoding GntR family transcriptional regulator, with protein MELHKHENNDYGYMKDYVYEVLKKNIIELRLKPGMNLKKEKIAKELEVSITPIREAFARLSEDELVDIYPQRGTYVSLINMKKVEQAKFMREHLERAVVRLACSDFPEDYILKLKTNIKIQEIYVEEENYIKLFELDNEFHKIIFDGCNKGDIWSSIQQLSNHVSRSRILSLAANFNGNELIVEHQKIVEAIQKGDKELADRIIAKHISRIKFDSNKLNMEYPGYFLKQ; from the coding sequence ATGGAATTACATAAACATGAAAATAATGATTATGGTTATATGAAAGACTATGTATATGAAGTGTTAAAGAAAAACATAATAGAACTCAGGTTAAAACCGGGCATGAACCTGAAAAAGGAAAAGATAGCCAAAGAATTAGAGGTTAGTATAACACCAATACGGGAGGCATTTGCTCGTTTATCAGAAGATGAACTGGTTGATATTTATCCCCAGCGGGGGACATATGTTTCACTGATTAATATGAAAAAGGTAGAGCAGGCTAAATTTATGAGGGAACATCTGGAGAGGGCCGTTGTGAGGTTGGCTTGCAGTGACTTTCCTGAGGATTATATTTTAAAATTGAAAACTAATATTAAGATACAGGAGATTTATGTTGAAGAAGAAAACTATATTAAGTTATTTGAACTTGATAATGAATTCCATAAAATTATTTTTGATGGATGTAATAAAGGGGATATTTGGTCATCTATTCAACAGTTGAGTAATCATGTAAGCAGGTCAAGAATTCTTAGCCTGGCAGCAAACTTTAATGGTAATGAATTAATAGTTGAGCATCAGAAAATTGTTGAAGCTATTCAGAAGGGAGATAAAGAGTTGGCAGATAGGATTATAGCTAAACATATTAGCCGTATAAAGTTTGATAGTAATAAATTAAATATGGAATATCCAGGTTATTTTCTAAAACAATAA
- a CDS encoding sodium:solute symporter family protein yields MKILGTIDILVMILYFVILLYIGYKIMRDKKGEGEAESFLAADRNMNLLQTTASTAATDLGGGFSIAMGGLGFTLGISGSWLIAVSGLSAVFSSFLLVPKVKKWADKTKGLTIGDLFTQRFDEKTGLIAALLIGVSWFAFVGGQIIAAGKLVAATMGFDLTTAIILAGAVVLAYTVMGGLKAVIITDVFQMVILFVGIIFIMVPIGLVKVGGWSGMVEQFSASAETANLLNWGAVGWKTAIGWFLSIFPVWFISIAAFQRIVAARDEGTATKGIFLTGIPIEWPLFAIGTTLVGMFARMLMPGLADAELATPNMILTLLPVGISGIVVAAYIAAVMSTADSCLMGPVAIFVNDVYKKLINPEANDRQLVKVGRYATLVLGVLAIYLAYSVPSILSIVLFAYTFGAAGLFFPMLGLLFWKRTTASGAFFSIILGGSAAIIWGPILKNPLGFSESYLGWIVSFLALVIVSLLTEHSVDEDIDTFFPDDPTFSDIIAK; encoded by the coding sequence GTGAAGATTTTAGGTACTATTGATATTTTAGTGATGATTTTGTACTTTGTTATTCTGCTTTATATCGGATATAAGATTATGAGAGACAAGAAGGGAGAAGGGGAAGCAGAATCATTTCTGGCAGCAGACAGAAATATGAATCTATTACAGACTACCGCCTCTACAGCAGCTACTGACCTGGGGGGTGGATTCAGTATTGCTATGGGTGGTCTGGGCTTTACCCTTGGTATATCAGGTTCATGGTTGATTGCTGTATCTGGTCTTAGTGCTGTTTTTTCTTCTTTTTTATTAGTTCCTAAAGTAAAAAAATGGGCTGATAAGACTAAAGGGTTAACCATTGGTGATCTTTTTACCCAGAGATTTGATGAAAAGACCGGGTTAATTGCGGCTCTTTTAATTGGTGTATCCTGGTTTGCCTTTGTTGGCGGGCAGATTATTGCCGCAGGTAAACTGGTTGCTGCAACGATGGGTTTTGACCTGACGACTGCTATTATACTTGCTGGTGCAGTAGTTCTGGCCTATACAGTTATGGGTGGATTAAAGGCTGTAATCATTACAGATGTCTTTCAAATGGTTATTCTCTTTGTTGGTATTATTTTCATAATGGTACCTATTGGACTGGTTAAGGTTGGCGGCTGGTCAGGGATGGTAGAACAGTTTAGTGCCTCTGCTGAAACTGCTAATTTATTGAACTGGGGAGCTGTGGGTTGGAAAACGGCAATTGGCTGGTTCCTTTCGATATTTCCGGTTTGGTTTATCTCTATAGCTGCTTTTCAGCGGATAGTTGCTGCCAGGGATGAAGGTACTGCCACAAAAGGAATCTTTTTAACAGGTATTCCCATTGAGTGGCCTCTATTTGCTATTGGGACTACTCTGGTTGGTATGTTTGCTAGAATGTTAATGCCTGGGCTGGCTGATGCTGAACTGGCAACTCCTAATATGATTCTTACCTTGTTGCCGGTGGGTATTTCTGGAATAGTAGTTGCAGCCTATATTGCAGCAGTTATGTCAACAGCTGACTCTTGTCTGATGGGGCCTGTTGCTATTTTTGTTAATGATGTTTACAAAAAACTTATCAATCCTGAAGCTAATGACCGTCAATTGGTTAAAGTTGGTCGTTATGCAACACTGGTTTTAGGTGTGTTAGCCATTTATCTGGCTTATAGTGTTCCTTCTATTTTAAGTATTGTCTTATTTGCCTATACCTTTGGGGCAGCTGGTCTTTTTTTCCCAATGTTGGGTTTGTTATTTTGGAAGAGAACCACTGCATCAGGGGCTTTTTTTAGTATTATTCTAGGTGGCTCTGCAGCAATTATTTGGGGGCCAATACTGAAAAATCCTTTAGGATTTTCCGAATCATATCTAGGCTGGATTGTTTCCTTTTTGGCTTTGGTTATTGTATCTCTACTGACAGAGCATAGTGTAGATGAAGACATAGATACTTTCTTTCCTGATGATCCAACTTTTAGCGACATTATAGCCAAATAA
- a CDS encoding chromate transporter gives MIYLILFLEFFKIGLFSLGGGLATLPFLQELIVKYGWITHTELLNMIAISESTPGPIGVNTATFVGYNTAGIFGGLVATIGLAAPSIIIIVIVAHYFTKFNEHPLVEGAFLGIRPAVTGLIAFVAFELGKGELFNLQQFSLNEGILDFLNLKSIILFIILFYLINRYKKHPILYIILAAVIGVVFNY, from the coding sequence GTGATCTATCTTATTTTATTTCTTGAGTTTTTTAAAATAGGACTGTTTTCGTTAGGAGGCGGCCTGGCTACCCTGCCTTTTCTCCAGGAATTAATAGTTAAATATGGTTGGATTACTCATACTGAGTTATTAAATATGATTGCGATTTCTGAATCCACGCCAGGTCCGATTGGGGTTAACACCGCTACTTTTGTAGGCTATAATACAGCGGGTATCTTTGGTGGGCTAGTAGCTACTATAGGGCTGGCAGCTCCGTCAATAATAATTATTGTTATTGTTGCTCATTATTTTACTAAATTTAATGAACACCCTCTTGTTGAGGGTGCTTTTCTGGGGATACGACCAGCAGTTACCGGGTTAATTGCCTTTGTAGCCTTTGAACTGGGTAAAGGGGAGTTGTTTAACCTACAGCAATTTAGTTTAAACGAGGGGATTTTAGATTTTCTAAATTTAAAATCAATCATCTTATTTATTATTTTGTTCTATCTGATTAATAGATACAAAAAACATCCGATACTTTACATAATTCTGGCTGCGGTCATAGGAGTAGTATTTAACTATTAA
- a CDS encoding chromate transporter, with the protein MKEIWRIFLIFCRIGGFTFGGGYAMLPIIQKEIAEERKWASEEEIIDYYAIGQCTPGIIAINTATMIGYRQKGVLGALAATAGMVFPSLLIITIIAAFFQRFQEYQLVQNAFEGIQIAVIALILDIVLKMWKRSVKDYFGILVFVLGFLMLAFFRLSPVVVILSSALGGIIVQIKRNKGLGSSLDKSEGDLR; encoded by the coding sequence ATGAAGGAGATTTGGAGAATCTTTCTTATTTTCTGCCGAATAGGGGGTTTTACTTTTGGCGGTGGATATGCCATGCTTCCCATTATTCAAAAAGAGATAGCAGAAGAACGCAAGTGGGCAAGTGAAGAAGAGATTATTGATTATTATGCAATTGGACAGTGTACTCCTGGAATAATAGCCATTAATACGGCAACCATGATCGGTTACAGGCAGAAAGGAGTCCTAGGGGCTTTGGCGGCAACAGCTGGTATGGTTTTTCCTTCTTTATTGATTATTACAATTATAGCTGCTTTTTTTCAGAGGTTTCAGGAATATCAGTTGGTTCAAAATGCCTTTGAGGGGATTCAGATTGCTGTCATAGCCTTGATTCTAGATATTGTACTAAAAATGTGGAAGAGGTCAGTTAAGGACTATTTCGGCATTTTGGTATTTGTTCTGGGATTTTTAATGCTTGCTTTTTTTAGATTATCACCGGTTGTTGTTATTCTAAGTTCTGCCCTGGGTGGTATCATAGTTCAAATTAAACGGAATAAGGGTTTAGGTAGTAGTCTTGATAAGAGTGAAGGTGATTTACGGTGA
- the cysC gene encoding adenylyl-sulfate kinase — MVDLNGDKDIEEKNIIWHKGKIGFEDRCRNLGQQGQVLWFTGLSASGKSTIAVELEWVLLEQGKAVYRLDGDNIRCGLNRDLDFSAEDRLENIRRIAEVAALFKDAGLITLVSFISPYRESREFARNLIGKEYFKEIYVKADIETCAQRDPKGLYKKALAGEIKDFTGISAPYEEPEEADLVIDTKDKTVEESVALVLRMLNNS; from the coding sequence ATGGTAGATTTGAACGGGGATAAGGACATAGAGGAGAAAAATATTATTTGGCATAAGGGTAAGATAGGATTTGAAGACCGTTGTCGTAATCTGGGACAGCAGGGTCAGGTACTCTGGTTTACGGGTCTATCAGCTTCTGGCAAATCCACTATAGCTGTGGAACTTGAGTGGGTATTGCTGGAACAGGGAAAGGCAGTTTACCGTCTTGATGGGGATAATATAAGATGTGGTCTAAATCGAGACCTGGATTTTTCTGCTGAAGACCGCCTGGAAAATATCCGCAGGATAGCAGAAGTAGCAGCACTATTTAAAGATGCAGGTTTGATTACCCTGGTTTCTTTTATATCCCCTTACCGTGAATCAAGGGAATTTGCCCGTAATCTTATAGGAAAGGAATATTTTAAAGAGATTTATGTTAAGGCAGATATAGAGACCTGTGCTCAAAGAGACCCTAAGGGTTTATACAAAAAGGCCCTGGCCGGGGAGATAAAGGATTTTACCGGTATTTCTGCACCATATGAGGAGCCTGAAGAGGCTGATTTAGTAATTGATACAAAGGATAAAACAGTAGAAGAATCGGTTGCTTTAGTATTAAGAATGTTAAATAATAGTTAA